A single Paenibacillus sp. FSL R5-0517 DNA region contains:
- a CDS encoding ABC transporter ATP-binding protein, whose protein sequence is MSKKGLLRGYVVSNWPIYLFAVLLIIASNVGQASLPRILGSFTDQLMQNTLQMQTIVRYSLSLLAIAIGYNLLFGTGQFMIMKLGRRFEFMTRERIFSKFSELSEHYFSKQGNGKLLSYVMNDVTSVREAISNGVTLMTNATFLLLSCIVMMLLSGIPLTLILISVVPLLAIPFLVVFFGPRIRKRSREVQEALATMTESAEEQLGGIRVTKTFAIEDSARARFGTTVDAIKSKQLRLVRLSSLFQALLPLLGAISLVVSLLVGGMMTMQNSITLGSFVALTLYLRIIMGPLQQIGNVINTVQRSGASLERVNDLLSEVADVRELPEATALHTVQDITMENLTFSYPGSSSPALKHIQLHIRAGRTVGIVGKTGSGKSTLVKLLLRTYEPPEGTIRINGTDIRQLSLESLRSRIAYVPQDGFLFSTTIRDNIAFSDREVSLDTVEHSARQAMIYDNIVRFPDRFDTRLGERGLTLSGGQRQRTSLARGLIKQAQLLILDDSMSAVDAVTESGILRSLREIGKGKTTLIISHRISAVRHADDIIVLDEGRVAEQGTHAQLMAAKGLYAATYRLQEEGLHHV, encoded by the coding sequence ATGTCCAAGAAAGGATTACTTCGCGGTTATGTCGTATCGAACTGGCCTATCTATCTGTTTGCTGTTCTTCTGATTATTGCCTCCAATGTCGGGCAAGCATCCCTGCCCCGCATACTCGGCAGTTTCACGGATCAATTGATGCAGAACACACTCCAGATGCAGACAATCGTAAGGTACAGCCTGTCCCTTCTAGCTATTGCCATCGGTTATAATCTACTGTTCGGTACCGGACAGTTCATGATTATGAAGCTTGGTCGACGCTTCGAATTCATGACGCGTGAGCGTATATTCAGTAAGTTTTCCGAACTTAGCGAACATTATTTCTCCAAACAAGGGAACGGAAAACTGCTCAGTTATGTCATGAACGATGTTACTTCCGTACGTGAAGCAATATCCAATGGCGTGACACTCATGACCAATGCCACCTTCCTGCTGTTGTCCTGCATTGTGATGATGCTGCTTAGCGGGATTCCGTTGACACTCATTCTAATCAGCGTTGTACCTTTGCTGGCGATTCCATTTTTGGTCGTATTTTTCGGTCCGCGGATTCGCAAGCGCTCTCGTGAAGTACAGGAAGCCCTTGCAACCATGACGGAATCTGCAGAAGAACAGCTGGGCGGCATTCGCGTAACCAAGACGTTTGCCATCGAAGACAGTGCTCGTGCACGTTTTGGAACTACCGTCGATGCAATTAAGAGCAAACAGCTTCGGCTTGTTCGTCTGTCTTCCTTGTTTCAAGCTTTGCTCCCGCTGCTGGGGGCCATCTCACTGGTTGTTTCTCTGCTTGTCGGAGGTATGATGACCATGCAGAATTCCATTACACTCGGGAGTTTTGTCGCCCTAACCTTATATTTGCGCATTATCATGGGACCGCTTCAACAGATCGGTAATGTCATCAATACCGTTCAGCGCTCAGGCGCATCCTTGGAGCGGGTGAATGACCTGCTCAGCGAAGTAGCGGATGTGCGTGAACTTCCCGAAGCCACAGCGCTCCATACCGTACAAGATATCACCATGGAGAATCTAACCTTCTCCTATCCTGGCAGTTCATCCCCTGCTCTCAAACATATTCAACTCCATATTCGTGCCGGGCGAACGGTGGGTATTGTAGGCAAGACCGGCTCAGGTAAAAGCACCCTCGTTAAGCTGTTGCTGCGTACATATGAACCACCTGAAGGAACGATTCGCATCAATGGTACCGATATTCGGCAGCTATCGCTGGAAAGTCTGAGATCGCGCATCGCCTATGTCCCTCAGGATGGTTTCCTGTTTAGCACCACCATCCGGGATAACATCGCATTCAGCGACCGGGAAGTATCGCTGGATACAGTGGAACATAGTGCACGGCAAGCCATGATCTATGACAATATTGTCCGTTTTCCGGATCGCTTCGATACACGTCTTGGCGAACGTGGACTTACCCTGTCTGGTGGACAACGTCAGCGAACCAGCCTTGCAAGAGGATTGATCAAGCAAGCACAGTTACTTATTCTGGATGACAGCATGAGCGCGGTTGATGCCGTTACAGAGAGCGGTATTCTGCGCAGTTTGCGCGAGATCGGCAAGGGCAAGACCACATTGATCATCTCTCATCGCATCAGCGCGGTCCGTCACGCAGACGATATCATCGTTCTGGATGAAGGGCGCGTCGCTGAGCAGGGAACACATGCGCAGTTGATGGCTGCCAAGGGGTTATATGCGGCCACCTACCGTTTGCAGGAGGAGGGATTACATCATGTCTAA
- a CDS encoding ABC transporter ATP-binding protein produces MSNAELRPDAEDDQSKRTSFKAMMAYAKPHKWAFAGIFFCSLLGISADLLQPYLVKIAIDDHLAIGQTSVGFLVQLAAIFLGLAVISFIFTYVQNNLLQHVGQNIVSRIRKDLFKHISKMSMSFFDRFHIGSLVTNVSSDTETISSFFTQVLLSLIRDGMMLVLIIVFMFQLDPVLAGYSLIVLPVIAVVAVLFRSRLRKAYQNARTRLSRLIAFTAENLSGMFLIQAFHQEEEQKKRFSEQNALHLKANIAQARSNVIFNRTFDILGNAALVMMVWLGGRAVLGESLQVGVLYAFISYIRQFFQPINQITMQWNTFQSTTVSMDRIWNILNTRPEVADPEPKQASSLEPRNVMGQIDFNDVSFGYQADRPLIQHMNLHLYPGEMVGIVGTTGAGKSTLISLLNRFYDVDKGSIEIDGTDIRQLPQAKLHRIVGLIQQEPFLFSGSIIDNVRMFREDITREQAIEACRFVGAHAMISRLSQGYDTHLSERGSGLSAGERQLISFARIVVFQPRVLILDEATANLDSHTEQLVQQALESVSQGRTTIVIAHRLSTVMHADRILVMENGEIVEEGSHQELIEAQGVYADLYTHARDAGKNSAISG; encoded by the coding sequence ATGTCTAACGCTGAACTTCGACCAGATGCAGAAGACGATCAGAGTAAACGAACTTCGTTCAAAGCGATGATGGCATACGCCAAACCGCATAAATGGGCATTTGCCGGCATCTTCTTCTGCTCACTGCTGGGCATATCGGCAGATCTACTGCAACCCTATCTGGTGAAGATCGCCATCGATGATCATCTGGCCATCGGCCAGACCAGTGTGGGCTTTCTCGTTCAGCTCGCAGCCATCTTTCTCGGGCTGGCAGTTATTAGTTTTATTTTTACCTATGTGCAGAATAATCTGTTGCAGCATGTGGGACAGAACATTGTATCCCGGATTCGAAAGGACCTGTTCAAACATATCTCCAAGATGTCCATGTCTTTCTTTGACCGTTTTCATATCGGCAGTCTAGTCACGAACGTATCCAGTGATACGGAGACTATCAGCAGCTTTTTCACCCAAGTACTGCTCAGTCTGATTCGGGATGGTATGATGCTGGTGCTCATTATCGTCTTTATGTTCCAACTTGATCCTGTGCTCGCGGGTTACTCCCTGATCGTCCTGCCTGTCATTGCAGTGGTTGCGGTATTATTCCGTAGTCGACTGCGGAAGGCTTATCAGAATGCCCGTACGCGTCTTTCCCGTTTAATCGCATTTACAGCGGAGAACCTGTCCGGCATGTTCCTGATTCAGGCTTTTCACCAGGAAGAAGAACAGAAGAAACGTTTCTCGGAACAAAATGCGCTCCATCTGAAAGCCAACATTGCTCAAGCCCGCTCCAATGTCATATTCAACCGGACCTTTGATATCCTTGGCAATGCGGCACTGGTCATGATGGTCTGGCTTGGAGGTCGCGCCGTTCTGGGTGAGTCCCTGCAAGTCGGGGTATTATATGCGTTTATCAGTTATATTCGGCAGTTCTTCCAACCAATCAACCAGATTACGATGCAGTGGAATACATTCCAGTCCACCACCGTATCCATGGATCGCATCTGGAACATTCTGAATACGCGGCCTGAAGTTGCCGATCCTGAGCCTAAGCAGGCCTCTTCGCTGGAACCTCGGAACGTGATGGGCCAGATTGATTTTAATGATGTGTCGTTTGGTTATCAGGCAGATCGGCCCCTGATCCAGCATATGAACCTGCACCTCTATCCAGGTGAAATGGTAGGGATCGTGGGCACAACAGGCGCTGGAAAAAGCACCCTGATCTCCCTGCTCAATCGCTTTTATGATGTAGACAAGGGCAGTATCGAAATTGATGGTACCGATATTCGGCAGTTGCCGCAGGCCAAACTTCATCGGATCGTGGGTCTGATTCAACAGGAACCATTCCTCTTCTCCGGTTCCATCATTGATAATGTGAGAATGTTTCGTGAGGATATTACGCGAGAGCAAGCGATTGAAGCCTGCCGTTTTGTCGGAGCACATGCCATGATTTCACGTTTGTCACAAGGATATGATACACATCTGTCCGAACGCGGAAGCGGGCTTTCCGCCGGGGAGCGGCAGTTGATATCGTTTGCCCGGATCGTTGTGTTCCAGCCCCGAGTGCTCATCCTGGATGAGGCAACGGCCAATCTGGATTCACACACGGAACAGCTCGTGCAGCAGGCTCTGGAATCGGTATCCCAAGGACGCACCACCATTGTCATTGCCCATCGTCTGTCCACAGTGATGCATGCGGACCGAATTCTGGTGATGGAGAATGGCGAGATTGTGGAGGAAGGCTCGCATCAGGAGCTGATTGAAGCTCAAGGCGTGTATGCCGATCTGTACACACATGCGCGTGATGCAGGTAAAAATTCAGCGATATCAGGGTAA
- a CDS encoding MBL fold metallo-hydrolase encodes MKIQLIRNATLWLEYGGLNILVDPMLMDAEVMPAFPNTPNELRNPRVALPETETDYLHPDLLIVTHTHPDHWDEAAAKQLGKDIPLICQPGDEHVFLSAGFTNVTVVEEKHEHHSVRFARTSGHHGTGEIGERMGNVSGFVLEADGEPVTYIAGDTIWCEEPAEAIRQYTPEVIIVNAGGARFLEGDPITMDGPDVVAVKRHAPSAHVIAVHMDAINHCMMSRTDLATYLTSEQLDGQVLIPRDGESFEF; translated from the coding sequence ATGAAAATTCAATTGATTCGCAATGCAACACTGTGGCTGGAATACGGAGGGCTGAACATTCTCGTTGATCCCATGCTGATGGACGCCGAAGTCATGCCCGCATTCCCCAATACACCCAATGAGTTACGTAATCCAAGAGTAGCTCTGCCTGAAACCGAAACGGATTATCTGCATCCAGATCTGTTGATTGTGACACATACCCATCCCGATCATTGGGATGAAGCAGCGGCGAAACAACTTGGTAAAGACATTCCTCTAATCTGCCAGCCTGGGGATGAGCATGTATTTCTGAGTGCCGGATTCACAAATGTAACAGTTGTCGAAGAAAAACATGAGCATCACTCTGTCCGATTCGCCCGCACATCCGGGCATCATGGCACAGGTGAAATCGGAGAACGTATGGGCAACGTGTCCGGTTTCGTACTTGAAGCAGATGGAGAACCCGTCACCTATATCGCTGGGGATACCATCTGGTGCGAAGAACCTGCTGAAGCCATTCGTCAATACACACCTGAAGTCATTATCGTGAATGCCGGAGGCGCACGCTTCCTGGAGGGTGATCCCATTACAATGGACGGGCCTGACGTTGTAGCCGTGAAGCGCCATGCGCCGTCTGCTCATGTCATCGCCGTGCACATGGATGCGATTAATCATTGTATGATGTCTCGTACGGATCTTGCCACTTATCTGACATCCGAGCAGTTGGATGGTCAGGTACTCATTCCGCGTGATGGCGAAAGTTTTGAGTTTTAA
- a CDS encoding S-layer homology domain-containing protein, with protein MKHKKGLAATLALCVSLTAGGASVFAFSDVKDEGQKSIVDSLKTKGVINGVTADLFRPDLALSEPQGVQLIVNAFGLKNAYAASAAQNKISPDTWYADAVQAATQNGLSIPVEVNPQGKMTREQFVILLHEGINTTGNYPVIMKYNLVKDENKIGKDAISAVQNLLNMNIIELDKDGNFRPDQSLTRMEAASMIFNALEFVDKHGNGGSAEPAPTNPGEGQQAIVPEVTTTKVDDKTTKVKLSAEMPHPGYGLKIDDVKLEKDGRAIVLYSIIQPDPDMMYPMVITNVTAETDIPTGYTAEAQPSGK; from the coding sequence ATGAAACATAAAAAAGGATTGGCTGCAACGCTTGCACTCTGCGTTTCTTTGACAGCAGGAGGTGCATCCGTATTTGCTTTCTCAGATGTGAAAGATGAGGGTCAGAAGTCGATTGTGGATTCATTGAAAACAAAAGGTGTGATTAACGGAGTAACAGCGGATCTGTTCCGTCCAGATCTTGCATTGTCCGAGCCACAGGGTGTTCAACTGATTGTGAATGCATTTGGTCTGAAAAATGCATACGCGGCGTCTGCCGCTCAGAATAAAATTAGTCCGGACACATGGTATGCCGATGCGGTACAGGCCGCTACCCAAAATGGATTGTCTATTCCGGTAGAAGTAAACCCGCAGGGCAAAATGACACGCGAGCAATTTGTTATTTTGCTTCATGAAGGTATTAACACAACCGGGAATTATCCAGTCATCATGAAGTATAATCTTGTTAAGGACGAAAATAAAATCGGTAAGGACGCCATATCTGCGGTCCAGAACTTGCTGAACATGAACATCATTGAACTGGATAAGGACGGTAATTTCCGTCCAGATCAGTCGCTTACCCGTATGGAGGCTGCAAGCATGATCTTCAATGCACTCGAATTCGTGGATAAACACGGCAATGGCGGCTCAGCAGAGCCGGCTCCAACCAATCCAGGTGAAGGCCAACAAGCGATCGTACCTGAAGTGACTACAACGAAGGTTGATGACAAAACAACCAAAGTTAAACTCAGTGCTGAAATGCCACACCCTGGTTATGGATTGAAGATTGATGATGTGAAACTGGAGAAGGATGGACGCGCGATCGTGCTCTATTCCATTATTCAACCTGACCCGGACATGATGTATCCGATGGTTATCACGAATGTGACTGCAGAAACGGATATCCCAACAGGATATACGGCAGAAGCTCAACCTTCAGGCAAGTAA
- a CDS encoding ABC transporter permease subunit → MQPDGKSTLSQNLSVYTNPSSKKNKLGRRMIRNWELYLFIAPAFLYFLIFHYGPMYGIQIAFKNFIPTLGVTGSPWVGFDHFIRFFNSYYFWDLLWNTLSISLYELAIGFPLPIILALAFNEVKDSFFKRTVQTVTYAPHFISVVVMSGMIITFLSPSSGMIVNLVEALGFQAPQFLTDPAWFKTVYVLSGVWQSAGWGTIIYLAALSGVDPQLHEAAVVDGASRFKRILHINIPAIIPTITILLILNMGSILGVGFEKILLLQNPLNMGSSDVISTFVYRSGLVDAQYSFSTAVGLFNSVVNAILLITVNQIARRTSENSLW, encoded by the coding sequence ATGCAACCAGATGGGAAGTCCACCTTGTCGCAAAACCTATCGGTATACACCAATCCGAGCAGTAAGAAAAATAAATTAGGGAGAAGGATGATTCGAAACTGGGAGTTGTATCTGTTTATCGCGCCAGCCTTTCTATACTTTCTGATATTCCATTATGGTCCGATGTACGGCATACAAATTGCATTCAAAAATTTTATTCCAACGCTTGGTGTCACGGGAAGCCCATGGGTCGGATTCGATCATTTCATCCGTTTCTTCAATTCTTATTATTTCTGGGATTTGCTATGGAATACACTTAGCATCAGCTTATATGAGTTGGCTATAGGTTTTCCACTGCCGATCATTCTGGCGTTAGCGTTCAATGAAGTGAAGGATTCCTTCTTCAAGCGTACTGTGCAGACCGTCACGTATGCACCGCATTTTATTTCGGTCGTTGTGATGTCGGGCATGATCATTACCTTTTTGTCTCCCTCATCAGGCATGATTGTCAATTTGGTGGAAGCCCTTGGATTTCAGGCACCTCAATTCCTGACGGACCCTGCGTGGTTTAAAACAGTGTACGTACTGTCCGGAGTCTGGCAAAGCGCAGGCTGGGGCACGATCATATACCTCGCTGCCCTATCTGGCGTAGACCCGCAACTGCATGAAGCGGCTGTGGTGGATGGTGCGAGCCGGTTTAAACGGATTTTACATATTAACATACCAGCCATCATTCCTACGATCACCATCTTGTTAATTCTAAATATGGGCAGTATTTTGGGCGTCGGATTCGAGAAAATCCTGCTGCTGCAAAATCCGCTGAACATGGGCTCGTCCGATGTCATCTCCACCTTCGTCTATCGGTCGGGTCTGGTGGATGCACAGTACAGTTTCTCCACGGCGGTGGGATTGTTCAACTCCGTAGTTAATGCGATTCTGCTCATTACCGTGAATCAGATCGCACGTCGTACCAGTGAAAACAGCCTGTGGTAA
- a CDS encoding Lrp/AsnC family transcriptional regulator has protein sequence MNEMIDDTDIRILQILIQDAKRSHKEIGEEVHLTGQAVGARVRKLQDLGVIEGYTVKWNPERLGLGLQAFVTVFLNSGDRHAAFRTFIADRKDIVEVHRVSGEGCYLMRVQTSTTEQLGQLLEALLPYGNYRVSLSIGVEKSQ, from the coding sequence ATGAATGAAATGATAGATGACACAGATATCCGTATTTTGCAGATCCTGATTCAGGATGCCAAACGTTCTCACAAAGAGATCGGTGAAGAGGTTCATCTCACGGGACAGGCCGTCGGTGCAAGAGTGCGCAAGCTGCAAGACCTGGGGGTAATCGAAGGGTACACGGTAAAATGGAACCCGGAACGCCTTGGCCTCGGCCTACAGGCCTTTGTCACGGTTTTCTTGAACTCCGGTGACAGACATGCTGCCTTTCGTACATTCATTGCTGATCGTAAGGACATCGTTGAAGTCCATCGCGTCAGCGGAGAGGGCTGTTATCTGATGCGGGTGCAGACCAGCACCACAGAGCAACTTGGACAACTGTTGGAAGCATTGCTGCCTTACGGCAATTACAGAGTCAGCCTGTCCATAGGTGTGGAGAAATCACAGTGA